In Vibrio celticus, one genomic interval encodes:
- a CDS encoding SMP-30/gluconolactonase/LRE family protein, translating to MNKLLLITAAMAASMNVSAASVVESNPTLVGDSFGFVEGPTWDVEHQRFLFSDIPNNTTYSYDLNGKLSVFDDNSGYANGLDIDAKGNLWAARHDRKLSYREGNGEKVIVAATYNGKLLNSPNDLTVNSDGSVWFTDPPFGIQGYGPAKAEPEQPVNGVYRYLDGDLKLITGEFKLPNGIAFSSDESSLYVADTSDGWVYRFDVDGQSLSNKTQFAQVKAESGSEPMVDGVAVDVDDNLFAAAHGGVGVFDKDGKQIDFIAIDAGHISNLEIGGKQQDLLMVTAYNKVLVFKLK from the coding sequence ATGAACAAATTACTACTTATTACCGCTGCAATGGCTGCCTCTATGAATGTTTCAGCTGCCTCTGTTGTAGAAAGCAACCCAACACTGGTTGGAGACTCATTCGGCTTTGTTGAAGGCCCAACATGGGATGTGGAACATCAACGTTTCTTGTTTAGCGACATTCCAAATAACACAACCTATTCTTACGATCTTAACGGCAAGTTGAGCGTGTTTGATGACAATTCTGGTTATGCTAATGGTCTCGATATTGATGCCAAAGGCAACCTGTGGGCTGCCCGCCATGATAGAAAGTTGTCGTACCGTGAAGGCAACGGAGAGAAAGTGATTGTCGCTGCAACGTATAACGGCAAGCTGCTTAATAGCCCTAACGATTTAACTGTTAACAGTGATGGCAGTGTGTGGTTTACCGATCCTCCGTTTGGTATTCAAGGTTACGGCCCAGCAAAGGCAGAACCAGAGCAACCGGTTAATGGCGTTTATCGTTATTTAGATGGTGATCTAAAGTTGATCACTGGAGAGTTCAAGCTACCAAACGGCATCGCATTTTCTTCTGATGAATCTTCGTTATACGTTGCCGACACATCTGATGGCTGGGTATACCGATTTGATGTTGATGGACAGTCACTCAGCAATAAGACGCAATTTGCCCAGGTGAAGGCGGAGTCTGGTTCTGAACCTATGGTTGATGGCGTCGCTGTTGATGTCGATGACAACCTATTTGCTGCAGCGCACGGTGGCGTGGGGGTGTTCGATAAAGACGGTAAGCAGATAGACTTCATTGCTATTGATGCGGGCCATATCAGCAACCTAGAAATTGGCGGGAAACAGCAAGACTTACTGATGGTAACGGCATACAACAAAGTGTTGGTGTTCAAGCTTAAGTAA